One genomic window of Denticeps clupeoides chromosome 14, fDenClu1.1, whole genome shotgun sequence includes the following:
- the LOC114763636 gene encoding trace amine-associated receptor 13c-like, whose protein sequence is MSTEEVNDTLSCVPCAERRLPPDVYLFLYMSTAAVVLLTACGNLLVIVSVCHFKQLHTPTNLLILSLAVADFLVGILVMPFQMSFTIEPCWMFGFMLCEIYKLCSTQLTVVSVFNITLVAVDRYISLYIPFHYSNVVTLRLILTTVLCIWTCSSLYSVCLLYFNRLYHSTQACPGECSIIMNQALYICDLLIVFILPSATIITLYMKIFIMAKKHVVAIQAVIQPTNHQSKAPRSEHKAAKALSVVVAVFMAALLPYYISSLLYDFIDEQAFTIMVKCLSILFCFNSTINPVIYALFHPWFQKSVKLILTRQIFNPDSSLKNVIS, encoded by the coding sequence ATGAGCACTGAGGAGGTGAACGACACGCTCAGCTGTGTGCCGTGTGCTGAGCGACGCCTGCCCCCAGACGTCTACCTCTTCCTGTACATGTCCACAGCGGCCGTGGTGCTTCTGACAGCGTGTGGGAACCTGCTGGTGATCGTCTCCGTCTGCCACTTCAAGCAGCTGCACACCCCCACCAACCTGCTGATCCTGTCCCTGGCTGTGGCTGATTTTCTCGTGGGCATCTTGGTGATGCCGTTCCAGATGTCTTTCACGATTGAGCCCTGCTGGATGTTTGGTTTCATGCTCTGTGAGATCTACAAACTCTGTAGCACGCAGCTCACGGTGGTTTCTGTCTTCAACATCACTCTGGTTGCTGTGGACCGCTACATCTCCTTGTACATCCCATTTCACTACTCCAATGTAGTCACGCTCAGACTGATCCTCACAACTGTCCTCTGCATCTGGACTTGCTCTTCACTCTACAGTGTATGTTTACTCTATTTCAACAGGTTATACCACAGCACTCAGGCGTGTCCTGGTGAATGCTCCATCATCATGAACCAGGCCTTGTATATCTGTGACCTCCTGATCGTTTTTATCCTGCCTTCAGCCACCATAATAACCCTGTACATGAAAATATTCATCATGGCCAAGAAGCATGTGGTGGCCATCCAGGCAGTGATCCAGCCAACAAACCACCAGAGCAAAGCTCCAAGGTCTGAGCATAAGGCGGCTAAAGCTCTGAGCGTGGTGGTGGCCGTCTTCATGGCTGCTCTCCTGCCATATTACATTAGTTCACTGCTGTATGACTTCATTGACGAACAGGCGTTCACAATCATGGTAAAATGCCTCTccattttattctgctttaaTTCCACCATCAACCCTGTTATTTACGCCCTCTTCCACCCCTGGTTTCAGAAAAGCGTCAAACTCATACTAACTCGCCAGATATTCAACCCCGACTCGtcactgaaaaatgtcatttcatga
- the LOC114763638 gene encoding trace amine-associated receptor 13c-like translates to TQGDGLIAYEQEDKKTQAQSRRGRCQHHVMGMRRRSMSTEEVNDTLSCVPCAERRLPPEVYLFLYMSTAAVVLLTACGNLLVIVSVCHFKQLHTPTNLLILSLAVADFLMGILVMPFQMSFTIEPCWMFGFVLCEIYKLCSMQLTVVSIFNVTLIAVDRYISLYIPFHYSNVVTLRVILTTVLCTWTFSSLYSVCLLYFNRFCQSTQACPGECFFIMNQTLYICDLLFIFILPSATIITLYMKIFIMARKHVVAIRAVIQPTNHQSKAPRSEHKAAKALSVVVGVFMAALLPYYISSMLTDFIDEQAFTIMVNCFSILFCFNSTINPVIYALFHPWFQKSVKLILTRQIFNPDSSLKNVIS, encoded by the exons actcagggtgacgggttaa TTGCCTATGAGCAAGAagacaagaagacccag GCTCAGTCGAGGAGAGGGCGATGTCAGCATCATGTGATGGGAATGAGAAGACG AAGCATGAGCACTGAGGAGGTGAACGACACGCTCAGCTGTGTGCCGTGTGCTGAGAGACGCCTGCCCCCAGAAGTCTACCTCTTCCTGTACATGTCCACAGCGGCCGTGGTGCTTCTGACAGCGTGTGGGAACCTGCTGGTGATCGTCTCCGTCTGCCACTTCAAGCAGCTGCACACCCCCACCAACCTGCTGATCCTGTCCCTGGCTGTGGCTGATTTTCTCATGGGCATCTTGGTGATGCCGTTCCAGATGTCTTTCACGATTGAACCCTGCTGGATGTTTGGTTTCGTGCTCTGTGAGATCTACAAACTTTGTAGCATGCAACTCACGGTGGTTTCTATCTTCAATGTCACTCTGATTGCTGTGGACCGCTACATCTCCTTGTACATCCCATTTCACTACTCCAATGTAGTCACGCTCAGAGTGATCCTCACCACTGTCCTCTGTACCTGGACTTTCTCTTCACTCTACAGTGTATGTTTACTCTATTTCAACAGGTTCTGCCAGAGCACTCAGGCGTGTCCTGGTGAATGCTTCTTCATCATGAACCAAACCTTATATATCTGTGACCTCCTGTTCATTTTCATCCTGCCTTCAGCCACCATAATAACCCTGTACATGAAAATCTTCATCATGGCCAGGAAGCATGTGGTGGCCATTCGGGCAGTGATCCAGCCAACAAACCACCAGAGCAAAGCTCCAAGGTCTGAGCACAAGGCGGCTAAAGCTCTGAGCGTGGTGGTGGGCGTCTTCATGGCTGCTCTCCTGCCATATTACATCAGTTCAATGCTGACTGACTTCATTGACGAACAGGCGTTCACCATCATGGTAAACTGCTTCTccattttattctgctttaaCTCCACCATCAACCCTGTTATTTACGCCCTCTTCCACCCCTGGTTTCAGAAAAGCGTCAAACTCATACTAACTCGCCAGATATTCAACCCCGACTCGtcactgaaaaatgtcatttcatga
- the LOC114803094 gene encoding mitochondrial fission regulator 2-like has product MGRAFTGEAAFEFARRHDAAGAGLAAMSLVEDLAELARCVLEYFGVPADMLVPVWDSHLCGRNRSVVRMIGSSLALSPYPRLHFQIPLQVSRPGGHLDAAADCPAVATFADVLWVAEHDGERFATLRKVVPARVEPRIFVTPSVERIRGLAFEGVPALPGGREQARPTDRDALKKISALENELHMLRAQIAMIITDPSGLSSPSTPCPSLSDPVLTSTPRCPPPPPPPPPPLPAPAVIKAVATKREVPAAPAPPTAPSMLDVLKDLNKVKLRMVERSPGGTPVRKRRSKGPGCPSDPVALISEALRKKFAHRHHNSSFDKENRSAELSPFGSPETHAVPHSRRSQGRIHL; this is encoded by the exons ATGGGAAGGGCTTTTACTGGCGAGGCCGCGTTTGAGTTTGCGCGGCGGCACGACGCGGCCGGTGCCGGCCTGGCGGCCATGTCTCTGGTCGAGGACCTCGCCGAGCTGGCGCGGTGCGTCCTGGAATATTTCGGCGTGCCGGCGGACATG TTGGTGCCGGTGTGGGACAGCCATTTGTGCGGACGGAACCGCAGCGTCGTCCGTATGATCGGAAGCAGCCTGGCGCTGAGCCCCTACCCGCGGCTGCACTTCCAG ATTCCCCTGCAGGTGAGCAGGCCCGGCGGACACCTGGACGCCGCCGCGGACTGTCCGGCCGTGGCCACCTTCGCCGACGTGCTGTGGGTCGCGGAGCATGATGGAGAGCGATTCGCCACTTTGAG AAAGGTCGTTCCTGCCCGTGTGGAGCCACGCATATTCGTTACTCCGTCCGTGGAGAGGATCAGGGGTCTGGCTTTTGAAGGAGTTCCAGCCCTACCAGGGGGCAGGGAACAGGCGCGGCCAACCGACCGAGATGCCCTCAAGAAGATCTCAGCGCTGGAGAACGAGCTACATATGCTCCGAGCTCAGATTGCAATGATCATCACTGATCCTTCGG gtcTGAGTTCTCCTAGTACCCCGTGTCCATCACTCTCCGACCCTGTCCTGACCTCCACACCTCGctgtcctccacctccaccacctcctccaccaccactccCTGCCCCGGCTGTGATCAAGGCTGTGGCCACCAAGCGTGAGGTGCCAGCAGCCCCGGCTCCGCCCACCGCTCCCTCCATGCTGGACGTCCTGAAGGACCTGAACAAGGTCAAGCTGCGCATGGTGGAGAG GTCCCCTGGAGGAACACCTGTCAGAAAGAGGCGGAGTAAGGGTCCTGGGTGTCCGTCGGACCCTGTGGCACTGATCTCGGAAGCCCTGAGGAAGAAGTTTGCCCACAGACATCATAACAGCTCCTTCGACAAGGAGAACCGGTCAGCAGAGCTGTCGCCGTTCGGGAGTCCGGAGACCCACGCC GTTCCACACTCGAGGCGCAGCCAGGGGAGAATTCACTTGTGA
- the LOC114803096 gene encoding armadillo repeat-containing protein 1-like, with product MMDALSVVTQLRDLASEPQNREAIVQDQGCLPGLVLFLDHKDPQVQFATLQTLRYLAESATNVDRMKGELGMMVSLENLMEKGSESDDVRMLADEVYGVLSGPGNRGGCRTPAQQPRRNKTQFFINSSNKKAKSVTLYIQGLDGLDQRCMCEEALLKVRGVISFTFQMALKRCTVRVRSDLPTENLATAIAATKILTAQQVVKNDTGDEVLIPLSSSETAIQENSHVPDYLPEDESPQSDLDRAVSRTAAKDSASGSWLNAAAGFLTKTFYW from the exons ATGATGGACGCACTATCAGTGGTGACCCAGCTGCGGGATCTGGCTTCGGAACCACAGAACCGGGAGGCGATTGTTCAGGACCAGGGCTGTCTGCCGGGCCTGGTCCTGTTTCTGGACCACAAAGACCCGCAAGTGCAGTTCGCCACCCTGCAG ACACTACGATACCTGGCAGAATCGGCCACAAATGTTGACAGGATGAAGGGTGAACTGGGCATGATGGTCAGCCTGGAGAACCTGATGGAAAA AGGTTCTGAATCGGACGACGTCAGAATGTTGGCAGACGAGGTGTACGGTGTGTTGAGTGGTCCGGGGAACAGAGGCGGATGCAGGACTCCAGCACAGCAGCCGAGGAGGAATAAAACACAGTTCTTCATCAACAGCTCCAACAAGAAGGCCAAGTCTGTCACCCTTTACATCCAGGGTCTGGATGGActg GACCAGCGATGTATGTGTGAGGAGGCCTTGCTGAAGGTCAGAGGGGTCATTAGCTTCACGTTCCAGATGGCCCTGAAGAGGTGCACGGTCCGCGTCCGCTCGGACCTGCCCACCGAG AACCTGGCAACAGCCATTGCAGCCACCAAAATCCTGACGGCCCAGCAGGTGGTTAAGAACGACACAGGAGACGAG GTCCTGATTCCTCTCAGCTCCTCGGAAACGGCCATCCAGGAGAACTCCCACGTGCCAGACTACCTTCCGGAAGATGAGAGCCCTCAGAGCGACCTGGACCGGGCCGTGTCCCGGACAGCAGCTAAGGACAGTGCGAGTGGAAGCTGGCTGAATGCGGCAGCCGGTTTCCTCACAAAGACTTTCTACTGGTGA